The genomic stretch GGTTGTTCTGTGCCACTGTGAACCCCTACAAGTGGCTCCCGGTGTACGATGCTGAAGTTGTAAGTGCCTATAGAGGCAAGAAGCGTATGGAGGCTCCACCCCACATCTTCTCGGTCTCTGACAACGCTTATCAGAACATGCTTACTGGTAAGTCATTGCCATAACAATGTAGAATTTGTCAGTATAAGAGGTTtctgttgaagaaaaaaagagttaatcctgctgtttgtcatttaaCAGATAGGGAGAACCAGTCTGTCTTGATCACGTAAGTTCATTTAACGTAACTTATTTCTTGACTTTGTTTGACAAAATCAAATATCTTGATCAAATTCTCAAAAGCCTGTGTTTATACCCAGTGGAGAATCTGGTGCTGGAAAGACTGTGAACACCAAGCGTGTCATCCAGTATTTTGCAACAATCTCAGTTGGTGGAGATAAGAAGAAGCAGGACACATCAAAGGTAGGAGTATGCTACTGCCTGATGATTGCAATTCAGTGTTCTTTAAGGATAGAATATTTCTCCAGTCATGTTCTGATATCAATTCTTAACCTGGATCTTAGGGGTCACTGGAGGATCAGATTATTGCAGCCAATCCTCTGCTGGAGGCCTATGGTAATGCCAAAACTGTGAGGAATGACAACTCTTCTCGTTTTGTAAGTATGGAGATATTTCTACACAAGAGGTCTTGTTACACATTACCCATCTGAAGGGATGCTGAAAACTCATTTGTTCCAAACAGGGTAAATTCATCAGAATCCATTTCGGCACAACTGGCAAACTGTCTAGTGCTGATATTGAGACATGTAAGTAACAATTCTCAGAGTCCATGTAAAACAACAGAATTGAAAATTGGCCAGGCTGTGACTTATGATCATCATTTGTAGATCTGCTGGAGAAGTCTAGAGTGACATTCCAGCTTCCCGATGAAAGAGGCTACCACATCTTCTACCAGATGATGACCAACCACAAACCTGAACTGATTGGTAAACAGATTGAGTTCTTGCACAACATTAAACGTACTTACAGTTTTCATATACAACAATCTATTGACCTTATTACCCTTGTTTATATCTCCAGAAATGGCACTCATCTCAACCAACCCCTACGACTTCCCCATGTGTAGTATGGGTCAGATCACTGTGGCCAGCATTGATGACAAAGTTGAGCTGGAAGCCACTGATGTGAGTGATCTTCActtcaaaatattaaaaaaaacattttgttcattaaaCACAATATTAAAACTGCTCTCTTACATGCATTTTCTACAGTGATAGTGTTTTATGTGGATACCTCTCTTGAACACAGAATGCTATTGATATCCTGGGCTTCAGTGGTGAAGAGAAGATTAGCATCTACAAGATGACTGGTGCTGTGCTCCACCATGGTAACATGAAGTTCAAGCAGAAGCAGCGTGAGGAGCAGGCTGAGCCTGATGGCACAGAGGGTGAGAATTTTATGTCAGCGCAACTTGAATATCTTCTGAACAACATAAGAGAAGTTCTTTGTCAGACTGGCTTCTGTTACATGATAATCGGCAATCAGGGTCACATACTATATGTATTAAATGTAAACGATTGAACTATTTTCAGATGCTGACAAGGTTGCTTACTTGCTGGGTCTGAACTCCGCTGACATGCTGAAGGCTCTGTGCTATCCCAGAGTGAAGGTCGGAAATGAGTTTGTCACCAAGGGACAGACTGTACCTCAGGTAATTGAGATATTCTGGTATAAACCTGAAGTCTGAATTGTAGTTTGGTTCACTTTTGATTCTTTTGTCTCACTTACCTCATTAAAACTTCAGAATACCACTAAATCAGCAATTTACAAAACTTCTGACTGCCTTTAATCACATCACATCCTTGCTTTTATTCAGGTGCTGAACTCAGTGACTGCCCTGGCCAAGTCTATCTATGAGAGGATGTTCTTGTGGATGGTCATCCGTATCAACCAGATGCTGGACACTAAACAGCCAAGGCAGTTCTTCATTGGTGTCCTGGATATTGCTGGCTTTGAAATCTTTGATGTGAGCTGCTTTTCCAACAATTCAGCAGGCAGTACTTTTCATTACAGTATCACTCTCATTGTCTGGAAGAGACTTGCTAATTACTTATCCACTCACAGTTCAACAGCATGGAACAGCTGTGCATCAACTTCACCAATGAGAAACTGCAGCAGTTCTTCAACCACCACATGTTTGTCCTGGAGCAAGAGGAGTACAAGAAGGAGGGTATTATTTGGGAGTTCATTGACTTTGGCATGGACTTGGCTGCCTGCATTGAGCTGATTGAAAAGGTAGCCATTCAATTTTGTGTTCTAtgtaattcttcttcttcatttcaaTTAATGTGTCCCTTAATTAAAGACTTCTTCCTACTTTTTTCAAGCCCATGGGCATCTTCTCCATCCTTGAAGAGGAGTGCATGTTCCCCAAGGCCACAGACACATCCTTCAAGAACAAGCTGTATGACCAGCATCTTGGCAAATGCAAAGCATTTGAGAAGCCAAAGCCAGCCAAAGGAAAGGCTGAGGCCCACTTCTCCCTGGTGCACTATGCTGGTACCGTGGACTACAATATCGCTGGCTGGCTGGACAAGAACAAGGATCCACTGAATGAGTCTGTTTTGCAGCTGTACCAGAAGTCCTCAGTTAAACTGCTGGCCTATTTGTATCCTCCCGTTGTTGAGGGTATGACAGTAACTACAGTAAACTCATATTGTTATTTTAAAGCATGTATTCATGTAAATTTCATGTCTTGTTCTAACAAAACATATCTTCTCCCAATTTTCAACAgagagtggtggtggtggtaagAAGGGAGGCAAGAAGAAGGGTGGTTCTATGCAGACTGTGTCCTCTCAGTTCAGGGTAACGTTTTAACATTTAAACTTGGTTATAAAATCATATTTCAGTTTATGCTCAGACTCACAACTCTTTCATTTCATGACAAGAGTTATTATTTGGGATCTACAGGAGAACTTGGGCAAGCTGATGACCAACTTGAGGAGCACCCATCCTCACTTTGTGCGTTGCCTGATTCCCAATGAGTCAAAGACTCCAGGTACATAGAAAACATACTCTAAATAGAGTCTTTGAGGAGTaagtttattttgttgtcatgGTTTGATTAAATTTGTGCTGCTTCAACAAAGAGACCATTTACTGAAAGAAGTAATTAAGAAATGTCTTTTTCACAGGTCTGATGGAGAACTTCCTGGTTATCCACCAGCTCAGGTGTAACGGTGTGCTGGAGGGTATCAGAATCTGCAGGAAAGGTTTCCCCAGCAGAATCCTCTATGGTGACTTCAAGCAGAGGTAACAATTGATATTGGAATACAATTTTAATGCACAATGTTAAAAGAAAATGCTCGCACTGACCATTAACTCTCGTAACAGGTACAAGGTGCTGAATGCCAGTGTCATCCCTGAGGGCCAATTCATTGATAACAAGAAGGCTTCAGAGAAGCTGCTTGGGTCCATTGATGTTGATCATGACCAGTACAGATTTGGACACACCAAGGTTAGTACAATGATAGCAGTATCCTTTCTCTGTGAGAACTTTCTTGTTTAATGTTCAGTATCGTACACAGTGCAGACATACACCAAATTTCTATTCATTGTTTGTTCAGGTGTTCTTCAAGGCTGGTCTGCTGGGTACCCTtgaagagatgagagatgacaAGTTGGCATCTCTGGTCACCATGACTCAGGCTCTCTGTCGTGGTTACCTCATGAGAAAGGAGTTTGTgaagatgacagagaggaggcatgTTGAAAACAGCTTTAGAGCGCACACTTGTGGATTGAATAATGAAGAATTACTTTGTCAATAACAGCAATTTCTTGTCCACAGGGATGCCATCTTTACCATTCAGTACAATGTCCGCTCATTCATGAATGTCAAACACTGGCCATGGATGAAGGTGTACTACAAGATCAAGCCTCTGCTGAAGAGTGCTGAGACTGAGAAGGAGCTGGCCCAGATGAAGGAGAACTATGAGAAGATGCAAACAGACttggctgctgctctggccaagaagaaggagctggaggagaagatggtGTCCCTTCTGCAGGAGAAAAATGATCTGCAGCTGCAAGTAGCATCTGTAAGTACACATCAACAGCAGATGTTCTTTCTCttgttgtttcagtgttgaTGTGCTAACTATCTAATTTCATCATATGAACTAGGAATCAGAAAATCTGTCAGATGCTGAGGAGAGATGTGAGGGACTTATCAAGAGTAAAATtcagctggaggccaaactcaAAGAGACAACTGAGAGActtgaggatgaagaggaaatcAATGCTGAGCTCACTGCCAAGAAGAGAAAGCTGGAGGATGAATGCTCTGAGCTCAAGAAGGATATTGATGACCTGGAGCTTACCTTGGCCAAagtggagaaggagaaacatGCCACTGAGAACAAGGTTTGCAAATATCAAGATATTTGGCAAATCAAGTCACATTTAAGGATTACCATGTAATCCTAATGTCTCTCTTGCTAATTTAGGTCAAGAACCTGACTGAGGAGATGGCCTCTCAGGATGAGAGCATTGCTAAGCTGACCAAGGAAAAGAAAGCCCTTCAGGAGGCTCATCAACAGACACTTGATGACCTGCAGGCTGAGGAAGACAAGGTCAACACTCTGACCAAGGCCAAGACCAAGCTTGAGCAGCAAGTGGATGATGTAAGTTGAAAGTCACTTGGATTTGCAAAGCAAGATTCCTCTTGAACATGATAgttaaaaactcattttaatgtTCAGCTTGAGGGTTCTCTGGAGCAAGAGAAGAAGCTGCGTATGGACCTTGAGAGAGccaagaggaagctggagggaGATCTGAAACTTGCCCAGGAATCCATCATGGATCTTGAGAATGACAAGCAGCAATCTGAAGAGAAAACGAAAAAGTAATGTTGCTTGGAATTTGTACAACTTCTCTTTTTAAAATCGTGGTCAACTGCATAGGCTCTTACTATGTACTTTATCCATTATTTTCACAGGAAGGACTTTGAAATCAGTCAGCTCCTGAGCAAGATTGAGGATGAGCAGTCAATGGGTGCTCAGCTTCAGAAGAAGATCAAGGAGCTTCAGGTGACACATTGTGTTTCACAAAACATCACTGCAATCATTTCCTATTGTGTGTAGTCAAAGTTTATTGACAGACAACACACCTACATTCAACAGGCCCGTATTgaggaactggaggaggagattgAGGCCGAGCGTGCTGCTCGTGCCAAGGTTGAGAAGCAGAGAGCCGACCTCTCCAGGGAACTTGAGGAGATCAgtgagaggctggaggaggcaggTGGTGCCACAGCTGCTCAGATTGAGATGAACAAGAAGCGTGAAGCAGAGTTCCAGAAGCTCCGTCGTGACCTGGAAGAGTCCACTCTGCAGCATGAAGCCACCGCTGCTGCTCTTCGCAAGAAGCAGGCTGACAGTGTTGCTGAGCTGGGAGAGCAGATTGACAACCTCCAGCGTGTCAAGCAGAAGCTTGAGAAGGAAAAGAGCGAATACAAGATGGAAATTGATGACCTCTCCAGCAACATGGAGGCTGTTGCCAAAGCAAAGGTACACAATACACTAAATGTTATTTCAATAAGAAAATGCATTACAGTACATGAGGTAATTCATGctacaaataaaatatgacaactGATCTGATGTCTGTTGTTCATTAGGGAAACCTTGAAAAGATGTGCCGTACACTTGAGGACCAACTTAGCGAACTGAAGACCAAGAATGATGAAAATGTCCGTCAAATCAATGACATTGGTGCACAGAAAGCACGTCTCCTGACAGAGAATGGTATGTAAGGTTATCAGCTAACCATCTGTTCTGTATTATCGAGAAACGTAGCACAAACTAATGTGTCATGACATGTCTCACACAAGGCGAGTTCAGTCGTCAAATTGAGGAGAAAGAGGCTCTCGTCTCCCAGCTGACCAGAGGCAAACAGGCCTTCACACAGCAGATtgaggagctgaagaggcaGATTGAAGAGGAGGTTAAGGTAAGAAAACATTAAGTGTATACTGACAAACTTAACGTTTGTTATTTAGACATTTTTCACACTGAAAATTATTTCTCACACCAGGCCAAGAATGCTCTTGCCCATGGACTGCAATCAGCCCGCCATGACTGTGATCTGCTGAGGGAGCAgtttgaggaggagcaggaggccaaGGCTGAGCTGCAGCGGGGAATGTCCAAGGCCAACAGTGAGGTGGCTCAGTGGAGAACTAAGTATGAAACTGATGCTATCCAGCGCACTGAAGAGCTTGAGGAAGCCAAGTGAGTAATGTTCAAACAATGAATTGCTTGTATCAATACCTGTATTTAAACAAACTTATCCAAACTacaatttgacatttgtttAGAATCATCTTTTGGGGCAGACATTTTACATTGCAGCACTGCTTTCTTATGTGTTTTGCGTATCTAAGTATTTCTACTTCATTTTtgcaagaaacaaaacaaaacaaatagaaCTTTCAGGTTTTCACTGAGAAACAAATCCTACCTtctgcaaacaggaagaagcTGGCCCAGCGCCTtcaggaggctgaggagcaGATTGAGGCTGTGAATTCCAAGTGTGCTTCTCTTGAGAAAACCAAACAGAGGCTCCAGAGTGAGGTGGAGGACCTCATGATTGATGTGGAGAGGGCCAATGGACTGGCTGCCAATCTGGACAAGAAGCAGAGGAACTTTGACAAGGTAACAGTACTTTCACAGTACTTTGTGTCACCACACCTTTCAAACAGTGAAATACATATTCAATGGTCTTTTTGTTGCTACATAATCAACTGAACCGTATTAATTGTGTTATTCAGGTGTTGGCAGAGTGGAAACAGAAGTACGAGGAGGGTCAGGCAGAGCTTGAGGGAGCTCAGAAGGAGGCTCGTTCTCTGGGCACTGAGCTGTTCAAGATGAAGAACTCTTATGAGGAAGctctggatcagctggagaCCATGAAGCGTGAAAACAAGAACCTGCAACGTACGTTTTTACCAGATTGTATTAGCAACTACACTTACATCGTATTcaacacatttgtgttttaaacataTGTTTATGTATAGGTATTAGAATTAAgtaattaatattttacattttaaagcttaACAATATGAAACACATGgctctctctgcagaggagaTCTCAGATCTGACTGAACAGATTGGTGAGACTGGCAAGAGCATCCATGAGCTGGAGAAGGCCAAGAAGCAGGTGGAGACCGAGAAGGCTGAGATCCAGACAGCTCTTGAGGAGGCTGAGGTACATTTCTTGTGGGAAGATCCTCTGAATAACCAGGGAcaaatgttttagttttataAAATGTCTGAAGGCagagatgaatgttttttttccttgatgtcACTAGGGAACTCTGGAACATGAGGAGTCTAAGATCCTGCGTGTCCAGCTGGAGCTCAACCAGATTAAGGGTGAAGTGGACAGGAAGTTGGCAGAAAAAGATGAGGAGATGGAGCAGATCAAGAGGAACAGCCAGAGGGTGACTGACTCCATGCAGAGCACACTGGATTCTGAGGTCAGGAGCAGGAACGATGCCCTGAGAatcaagaagaagatggagggagacctGAATGAGATGGAGATTCAGCTGAGCCATGCCAATCGCCAGGCTGCTGAATCCCAGAAGCAGCTGAGGAATGTGCAGGCACAACTGAAGGTATTGTAACACATGGACTTGTTGCACAGACTATAGTCAGTACACCTACATTTTGGCATGCTCTGAATATGTTCCTGACATTTTTCCTCCAGGATGCACAACTGCACCTTGATGATGCTGTCAGAGCCCAGGATGACCTCAAGGAACAAGCTGCTATGGTGGAGCGTAGGAACGGTCTCATGGTGGCTGAAATTGAGGAACTTAGAGCTGCTctggaacagacagagagaggccgCAAAATCGCtgagcaggagctggtggatgCCAGTGAGCGTGTTGGACTTCTGCACTCTCAGGTGAACAAACGCCATAatttattcaatatttcaaaaatctaagcagttttta from Chaetodon auriga isolate fChaAug3 chromosome 6, fChaAug3.hap1, whole genome shotgun sequence encodes the following:
- the LOC143322330 gene encoding myosin heavy chain, fast skeletal muscle-like — its product is MSTDAEMAIYGKAAIYLRKPEKERIEAQNKPFDAKSACYVADAKELYLKATIIKKDAGKVTVKVLDTQEERTVKEDDVSPMNPPKYDKIEDMAMMTHLNEASVLYNLKERYAAWMIYTYSGLFCATVNPYKWLPVYDAEVVSAYRGKKRMEAPPHIFSVSDNAYQNMLTDRENQSVLITGESGAGKTVNTKRVIQYFATISVGGDKKKQDTSKVGGSLEDQIIAANPLLEAYGNAKTVRNDNSSRFGKFIRIHFGTTGKLSSADIETYLLEKSRVTFQLPDERGYHIFYQMMTNHKPELIEMALISTNPYDFPMCSMGQITVASIDDKVELEATDNAIDILGFSGEEKISIYKMTGAVLHHGNMKFKQKQREEQAEPDGTEDADKVAYLLGLNSADMLKALCYPRVKVGNEFVTKGQTVPQVLNSVTALAKSIYERMFLWMVIRINQMLDTKQPRQFFIGVLDIAGFEIFDFNSMEQLCINFTNEKLQQFFNHHMFVLEQEEYKKEGIIWEFIDFGMDLAACIELIEKPMGIFSILEEECMFPKATDTSFKNKLYDQHLGKCKAFEKPKPAKGKAEAHFSLVHYAGTVDYNIAGWLDKNKDPLNESVLQLYQKSSVKLLAYLYPPVVEESGGGGKKGGKKKGGSMQTVSSQFRENLGKLMTNLRSTHPHFVRCLIPNESKTPGLMENFLVIHQLRCNGVLEGIRICRKGFPSRILYGDFKQRYKVLNASVIPEGQFIDNKKASEKLLGSIDVDHDQYRFGHTKVFFKAGLLGTLEEMRDDKLASLVTMTQALCRGYLMRKEFVKMTERRDAIFTIQYNVRSFMNVKHWPWMKVYYKIKPLLKSAETEKELAQMKENYEKMQTDLAAALAKKKELEEKMVSLLQEKNDLQLQVASESENLSDAEERCEGLIKSKIQLEAKLKETTERLEDEEEINAELTAKKRKLEDECSELKKDIDDLELTLAKVEKEKHATENKVKNLTEEMASQDESIAKLTKEKKALQEAHQQTLDDLQAEEDKVNTLTKAKTKLEQQVDDLEGSLEQEKKLRMDLERAKRKLEGDLKLAQESIMDLENDKQQSEEKTKKKDFEISQLLSKIEDEQSMGAQLQKKIKELQARIEELEEEIEAERAARAKVEKQRADLSRELEEISERLEEAGGATAAQIEMNKKREAEFQKLRRDLEESTLQHEATAAALRKKQADSVAELGEQIDNLQRVKQKLEKEKSEYKMEIDDLSSNMEAVAKAKGNLEKMCRTLEDQLSELKTKNDENVRQINDIGAQKARLLTENGEFSRQIEEKEALVSQLTRGKQAFTQQIEELKRQIEEEVKAKNALAHGLQSARHDCDLLREQFEEEQEAKAELQRGMSKANSEVAQWRTKYETDAIQRTEELEEAKKKLAQRLQEAEEQIEAVNSKCASLEKTKQRLQSEVEDLMIDVERANGLAANLDKKQRNFDKVLAEWKQKYEEGQAELEGAQKEARSLGTELFKMKNSYEEALDQLETMKRENKNLQQEISDLTEQIGETGKSIHELEKAKKQVETEKAEIQTALEEAEGTLEHEESKILRVQLELNQIKGEVDRKLAEKDEEMEQIKRNSQRVTDSMQSTLDSEVRSRNDALRIKKKMEGDLNEMEIQLSHANRQAAESQKQLRNVQAQLKDAQLHLDDAVRAQDDLKEQAAMVERRNGLMVAEIEELRAALEQTERGRKIAEQELVDASERVGLLHSQNTSLMNTKKKLESDLVQIQSEVDDTVQEARNAEEKAKKAITDAAMMAEELKKEQDTSAHLERMKKNLEVAVKDLQHRLDEAENLAMKGGKKQLQKLESRVRELETEVEGEQRRGADAVKGVRKYERRVKELTYQTEEDKKNITRLQDLVDKLQLKVKAYKRQAEEAEEQANVHLSKCRKIQHELEEAEERADIAESQVNKMRAKSRDSGKGKDAAE